The Lagenorhynchus albirostris chromosome 17, mLagAlb1.1, whole genome shotgun sequence nucleotide sequence cgtgtgtgtatgtgtagccATGGTGGGAGGGACCATTTACCTGGATAAGGCGCACAGGGTTCTGCATGATGTCCTCTCCCCCAAAAAGGTAGAGTCTTTGGTCTTTCACAGCGACTGCAGGGTGGAGGACCCCCAGTGGCATGCTGGCCATCCTCTCCCAGACGTTGCAGATGCTGTCATATCTCTCCATGGAGCCCATGACCCCCTGTCCGTCTCCAATCCCCCCGATGGAGAAGATGAAGTTCTTGTGGGCAGTGCTTCTGTGGGAGTAGCGGGCTGCCAGCATGGGCTGCCCCAACCTCCACTGATTGAATTTCAGGGAGAAGATGTAGACCTTGGGACTGGGCACACTGTTCCCCACGTCCACCGCCATGCCTCCCAGCAGGTAGATGCTGTGGTGCAAGGTGACGGCCGAGGCCTTATACAGCCGGGCCGGGAGTTTGGCAAGGCTCTGCCATTGGCCAGTCTGTCCGTCGTACAgcaggacgtccctggtggtctgCTGGTTGTCCTTCCTTCCACCCAAGAGGATGAGGAAGTCTTGGTAAGAGTTTCTTGGGGGGACATGCCACAGAGGTTGGAGGCCCGGGGCACTGGTGGTGCTGTACGGAGAAAATATCTGCCTCTTGGCTGTCTCCAAGATGGTCTGGCAGGGGGGCGAGGACTGCAGGAGGGCGTCATTGGCGATGAAGTGGTAGAAGAAGGCTGGGTGGACGTACTGCAGCCTGACCTGCTTGAACAGTTCCTGCATGTATTGCTTCCGGGTCTGGAGGTCATGCTTGATCCAAACCATGAGGGCCTCGAACACCTTCTCCTCCTCCGCACAGAGCCCGTCATCTCCCAGGTAGTCTATCAGTTCCAAGGCCCAGAGCTCCTTCAAATCAGCCGATGCGGCCACCTCTGGGAAGTACGTCAGGGCCACCTCCCTGGCTTTCTTCCTGAGGGTTTCGCAGCTGAAGATTTCAGAGAGTCTGATCATGCCCAGGCAGTTGCTGGGGGCCAGCTGGCTCTGGAGGAAGGAGGAGCAGGCCTCAAGCAGCCTGGGGTACTGCAGCATGGAGGCGGCCTCCATCAGGGGCAGGACGCCTTCCACTGTGATGTGTGCCTCGCCCGTGTACACATACAGGATGATCCGCTCCAGAGTTGCGGAGTCGAGGCCTTTCAGCTGGACTTTGGGCTCGCTGCTCTCCCGGAAGTTGCTGCAGAACATGGCCCGGAAGTAGGGGCTGCTGGAGGCCAGCACGCTGCGGTGGCAGGGGATCTCCCAGGCCCCCGTGCAGATGCTCACGTCAGTCAGGATCCTGCTTTGCCTCAAGCCATTGAGCTGCCTCAACAAGTCAGAGGAGAAGTCATGGTCTTTGAAGAGCAGCCCATCTGGCGATTCCTCGTCCATCCTACAGAGATGGGGAGAAGTCCCGAGAGGGAGCACGTGCTGGAGGGTTTAGCTGCGGCGGCTCCAAGACTTAGAGCACCTATGTCCGTTCACCAAGACGCCTGTGGGTATTGCCAAGAATATGGCTCAGTGAAGACCAGAAAGGGAGACCACCTGTGGCGTGGGCCTCACAGCTGACACCTCTCTTTTAGGTTACGATTACTCTCAAAGGTAACAGGCAAATAGCATCTGCGGACaatctgagaaaaacaaaacaaaacaaaacaagacaaaacaaaaaaaaaagaaaaggtggttGGATAAGTTGGGCAAGTTGAAGGTGGCAAATGGTCACGTGTTCTGAAATGTTAACCTGAAGCAAGATGACAGTCTGTGCATTTGACCAGCAGAAGTCTGTGAACCTTTCTCCAGCTTCTCAGCATGTCTGTTATTTAGTAAACTCATCTAAACATCTTTCTGGGTGTTAGTCATTCCCCACAGATGTCATTCTGGGGGTGTGGCCTCTGTAACAAGACAGAAATGAGGGATGAAAGTGGacctttgagattttttttttttcttttttaaagcatgaCTTCACAgagttttgtgggttttgtttttaaaatgaggtaaATAGAAAGCAGAGACCAAACAATACCCTGGACAGGGTTTATTGGATGACATCTGGCTGCCCATCTACCTGCAGAAGAATTAAACATTCGAGCTATTTACCTTGTTTTGCTGCAGTGACATCCACCGATACCTGGTCCGGCTGGTCCCTCCGGAGAGTTTCCACCTCTCGCtccaaatgaaaccataaacccAGGCCTTTCCTTCAGTTTGCAAATAATTTGTCCTGGGAGAATTCTGGATTTGTTTATGCCGAAGGCATTTTCACAGTTTTCTAGACCTTTGTGAAAGAactgctgggcagggagacagTGTATACATTCCAGGGCTAAGAATAGTTGCATATGTACTTTCCACTGTTATGACATGTGACTTTCCagttgccttttgcagcaacCCGAGGGCCTGCAGCGCTGGTGCATGCCCACATGCCTTGTTTCTTTGGCAAGTGTTTACATCGGCAGAAATAGATCTGGAGGAACGGCTTCTCTTAGAGAAGACTTTGCTGCCCACTTGGACACATCCCGAGTCCCTTGTCCTAAAAGTGCCTGGGAATTCTAGATGTCTGTAAACAGGTTGCCGTGACCTGGGGAAAGTCGCTGAAGATAGTCCTGGGCAAGTTGAAGGTGGCAGATGGTCACAGGGAAGCCAGAACATGGGCCCAAGGGTGTTGTTTAGTGGGTCTCTATTTCCTACTGTCTGCTGGCAGGATCGTTGCAGAGGGCTGAGAGTTCCTCCTCCAGGCTCCAAGGTGATGTTGTCTGTGATGAaacttgttttaaatatttgtggagcATCCCAGAGTTTCTAGACGTGGGAAAGACCAAACCGTTATTGATCCTCCTTATGACGGGGGCTTCTGTTTTAAAGTGGCAAGGGCAGTAGTCTCGTGGGTCACACCTGCTTCTCACAAGACCCCTGCTGACTATTCTTCAGTTAGTTTGTTATAGTTCagatttgcttttctgttttatttttccattttctcccttcAGGGAGGCTTGTGCTAGAGGAAGGAGGCAAAATATGTTGCTCCAGGagaggggggtgggtgggagagagagagagataatgaaaggaagaagaaggagaaggaggagggggagggggagaaggggaggaagaagaggagggggaagaggggagggggagggagaggaggaagaagaggaggggagggggaggagggggaggagggggaggggcggaggaggaggaggggaggagggggagggggagaggagaggagagcaatGATGGTGATGGAGTAGGATGCAGCCTTCAAATGTAAGAGTTAGAACCATGATGGAGGGTTATAGAACAACAAGGATGAGTTAAAGGGACCCCAGGTCTGTTCTGCCCCTGCCTCCGGGGAGGTCCCGATTGAGGGTACCAGCAGTGAATGGCAGGGAAACCCAGCTTTCTGTCCTGCTCAAGTCTTGCTTGGACTATTGCAACAGCCTCCTGCGCTGATTTTCCCCTTgctcctgtctctccctctggtACATCCACCCCGTCACCACCAGAGTCACCCTGAAGAAGACAAATCAGAATCTGCCAGTCTCCACGTTCCCCCCACCACTGCATCAtgcccttcagtggctcccctgTCTGTAGGATAAAGTCCATACTCTTTCGCAGGGACCATATTGGTCTCCTGCCACTTCCCTGTCCCACTTATATTTTTCACTCTAGCTCCTTCAGACAACTTGCAGATCCTTGTATGTGTCTGGTCCCTGttgggaaggctgggctgggctggccttTAGGGCACCACAGAgcatggtgggaggagggggagtgtCTCTCTAGTGGCAGATCACAGAGTAGATCACGCCCAGAAGAAAATCAAGGTCAGGAAAACATCCATCCCATGTCGTTGGGGCCAGGCGCCTGGAGGCCGGAATTAGGAGCAAAAGATCTGAGCCAAGTGGGTCAGAGACCCTTGGAGGTACAAGCAAGGAGCTGGAGAGAGCAGCTGGTTTGTACAGCTATCAGAACTGGTGACTGTTCTTGCACTTCTGAGCCGTGCTCGGGACATACGAGCAAGTAGCCAAATTCCTGAAAGGGCCTGAGGTCCCTCTGTTTGCGTTTCTGGGCCTTTGTATGTACTCTTCCCTTTGCTGTCCTTTCCATTTTCACTTCTGAACtactattcatccttcaaaacgtTGTTTGTATATCAGCATCTCTGAAAGTCTTCCTCGACCCTCTCAGTACTCAGTACTCCTCTGTACTGTTTCCATACCCTCTGCACACTTCCAATAGTACATGCCTCATACCCTCATTGCAATTATGTTGCCTGTTTGCGTCCCTCTTGTTAGAATGGAAGTGTCTGGACAGCAAAAACTTTGTGTTAATTGTCTctctgtccccagcacctagcacagtgcctgacacatagtgggtGAATTATATATAGTTCCTGAATTGAGCGTAACAGAATGGAGACTAGGGAAAGAGAGGGAGCTCTGCGGGGTGGCCTTCATGCCCCACCTGCTGTGTAAGTTTAGCAGGGCTGCCGTGTACAGCTTGGTGCATGTCCATTAGACTGCAATGCAAACCGTGCTCTGGAGCAGCCCTGGATGTCCCTCATTTTGATCAAATCCAATAACATGATgaagtgaaaagtaaaataattgctttatacCATAGAGCAAGAGTTGAGTTCAAGGTTGGGAACTGAGCTGAGGTCTTCTCAACTCCAAAGCTAGTGCTTTAGCCCTTGGTCTCAGAGTcagcacaaggaaaaaataacttcCTTATTGTTCTGAAATGACTATATTATTTCTCTTCCAGCCAGTGGGCAAGCCAAGAGTTTGTTGTGAGGGCAACTAACATGGCTCCACCCACTGGCAGGAATCTTGAAGTTTCCCCTACGTTTTCTAACTAATTAGACCTTCTGGAATCCAGCCCTGTCAAGTCTTCAGACGAGCCCTGGTGTGCAGCCTCAATGTCTGACCAACTTTAATAAATCCTTTGgattctaaagtttaaaaaaaacaggtcCCATTCCATTGGCCTGGCCTACTAGGAGAATTCTGGCTCTACATTAAACGTAAGGAAAAGACACAAATAATCTTGGTGTTTACCTCCtagcaaacacacacatataacactAAGACCAATCCAAAAAACATATCTATCACCCACCACGTGTAACCCCAGCCAGCTACTTTCAATTCATGAATCTATTTGTCTCCCAAAGTTTTATGttctttgtcttaattttatGTCCTGACCTTCTCTGGGAGATGTCTTAGTTTAGGGTCTGAACATATGGGAACTTAAGATAAATGAGGACATTCAGCTCCTTACCTCTCCTTGTGATGAAAGTTGTTGTCATAAGGAGTCAAGAGTCAGGCTTCGAGGGCATGAAGACTTGGGAGAATCTTGACACTTCCCCTCAGCATCTATGTGGTCTTGGGCAGgtagcttattttttttattgaagtataattggttCACAATGTCATATTAGTTTACCGCatggtgattcagtatttttacagattatactccgtttaaagttattacaagataatggctataattccttgttccatacaatatatccttgttgcttatctattttataatagcagtttgtatctcttaatcccataccccaaATCTgtcccactccccttcccctttggtaaccacttttgcagcctcagtttctccatctattaAATGGGGATAACCTTGTCACAGAGAAATAATGTATGAGAAACATCTAGTAAAGTGCTGGCACAATGTAGGTTCACAGTAAATTTTGGTTAGTATTATACCATTACTCTGAAAATAATCTCATGAGATTCCAGTAGGTCCTGGTGCCCAGTTTTCAGCATCTAATTTAGTCTCCTACTCACTCTACCTGTTTCCTTTGCCCTGAGCAATTGCTATGTTCCTCATTACCTATTCAGCTTTTGGGAGTCCTGGATTCCAGTCCAGGCTCTGTCATGGACAGGCTGTGTGTCTTTAGACCAGTCACCTAACCTTTCTGTACTTTCTCACCTGGCCATGAAGATATGGGCAGGTGACTTCTGAGCTGTGCCTCTCTCAGCTCACCCTGTGGTTTGTGCCCTGAAAAGGCCAGAGAAGGGAATGCTAGGGGCTGAGCCTCAGCAAAGGGGCCTCCTCAGAGATTCTGCACATCTCTGGCCTGAAGCCAGAGGCTCTGGTCTGAACACCAGTCAAGCTGCCAGCTGGTATTCTTATTATTTTGCCCTTTTAAGTAAATTCAGAAAGCCTTCGGTTTCCCCATAGAGTTTTGCATTGATATTACAGGCTGCCTGGACTCGGGAGGCCTCGGTTTCTTTCCTGTCTGGGTGAGCTGGGCCTGGATTCCCATGGAAGGGCAGTGCTGCTGGCTCAGGTCAGCCTCACGTCTGACAACTACAGACGAGGAAGCCACAAAATGTGCTATATTACACATGTCCAGTCCTCCTAAGACCCTTCAAGGCAAGGTGTTATTTCACACTAACCAGTGAACCATGGCTGGGACAGTTCCTAGGACCTGTGTTTCAAGAAGGGACATATGTACACTTAAAGGCTTTGGGACAGCTCCTTGAGACCTGGAAGACTGTCCTCTGATGGCATCAGAGTATCTCCACTTGCCACAGTCTGCAGGTGCAGGACAAAACTGAGGAGCAGACAAATACGGTTTCAGTGATCTGGGTCATCAAAAGCTGTAGGAAGGAACTTGCCCCTTgctatgtgattttaaaacttttctgtgtctgtgagtgcCTGTCTATCGGCGTCTGTACCTATCTGTCTGGGTATGTTTGTTTAACCAGCTTGTGGAAAGCTGAATAAGGACTTTGTGCTCCAGACAATGGCCAAAAGGCGTCCTGCTCCTTGATTCTGGGGTTGCCATGACGACTGTCCTCTGAGAGCTAAAAGCCTAGCTAATTTTACTAGGCCAGTCGTGCAAATGACTGCATTCCCAACTCTTCCTCCATGCTGTCCCACTGCCAGAAAatatcttcatattttctttccccCAGGGAgggcaagggggaaaaaaggccgACAGAGATGATGTCAGGACTGCTAGGGGATGGTTGGTACATAACCCGGCTGTCTGGTCCCACTTCTCCCCACAAACTAAAGTCTGACTTCATACATCATTTATGCCACAAGTCAGCTTTCTGAGCTCTAAATCAAATcaggaataaagaaataatacgATCAAGGATACATTCTTATTCTCCTGTTTTAGCACTGTGAGTCACAAAGAATAATACACTGCCTTGGCGTCTCTGCTCCCCCGGGCAGGCACTCCCTGATGGGGAGATAGGAATTTAGACAGGAACATGACTCTCCCTAGGCCACTGAGGCATAGTGTGGCAATTTGCTGCTGTGGTATAGAAAGTGGATGACCTACAGAGGAAGGTCTGTTGGGGGGATGAACTTTAATCCTTTAGAAGTAGGATTAATTAGAATCCCTAGGGGAAATGTGAATTGAGCAAGACCAATTGAATTGGTCTGATTAACTAAGGGtccatccatctgtctgtccaaCCATCcattatccatttatccattcatccattcatcatccatccatctatccattcatccattgagtaagacaaggtccctgctcttCCGGTGCTCACAGTCTGGTAGACAGACAAGTTAATAATTTAAGTGTTTTGAAGGGAAGCCTTCCTCAAcctttctccttcccacctcACTCCCCTCCCACCGTGAATTCTGGGTCACCCCCAAAGGGGAATTTTATACACACATCTTTGAAAAGCTCTCACATCAGGCTGAATTTTAGTAACGTGTTTTCACCTCTCTTCTGTATTatagctccttgagggcagggataaGTCTTATTCCCCTGCCCTTATCAGGAAaggcagagaagaagaagaatggaATTTCCTGACAGAGACTGACACTGGAGActgtttgccttttccagactgtttatttcattttatttttttttaactgagaaaagaatgttatctttttttttaatacagcaggttcttattagtcatcaatttaatacacatcagtgtatacatgtcaatcccaatcgcccaattcatcccaccaccatcaccacccccgccactttccccccttggtgtccatacgtttgttctctacatctgtgtctcgatTTCTGCGCTGAAAACCggttcatgtgtaccatttttctaggttccacatatatgcgttaatatacgatatttgtttttctctttctgacttacttcactctgtatgacagtctctagatccatccacgtctcaaaaaatgacccaatttcgttcctttttatggctgagtaatattccattgtatatatgtaccacatcttctttatccatttgtctgttgatgggcatttaggttgcttccatgacctggctattgtaagtagtgctgcaatgaacattggggtgcatgtgtctttttgaattgtggttttcttagggtatatgcccagtagtgggattgctggatcatatggtaattctatttttaattttttaaggaagctccatactgttctccatagtggctgtatcagtttacattcccagcaacagtgcaagagggttcccttttctccacaccctctccagcatttgttgtctgtagattttctgatgaagcccattctaactggtgtgaggtgatacctcattgtagttttgatttgcatttctgtaataatgagtgatgttgagcagcatttcatgtacttcttggccatctgtatgtcttctttggagaaatgtctacttaggtcttctgcccatttttggattgggttgtttgttttttttaatatcgagctgcatgagctgtttatatattttggagattaatcctttgtccattgatttgtttgcaaatattttctcccattctgagggttgtcttttcatcttgtttatggtttcctttgctgtgcaaaagctttgaagtttcattaggtcccatttgtttatttttgtttttatttccattacgaggtggatcaaaaaagatcttgctgtgatttatgtcaaagtgtgttcttcctgtgttttcctctaagagttctatagtgtccaatcttacatttaggtctctaatccattttgagcttatttttgtgtatgacgttagggagtgttctaatttcattcttttacatgtagctgtccagttttcccaacaccacttattggagagactgtcttttctccattgtatatccttgcctcctttgtcatagattagttgactataggtgcgtgggtttatctctgggctttctatcttgttccattgatctatgtttctgtttttgtgccagtaccatattgtcttgattactgtagctttgtagtatagtctgaagtcagggagtctgaatcctccagctccgtttttttccctcaagactgctttggctatttggggtcttttgtgtctccatacagattttaagatatttttgttctagttctgtaaaaatgccataggtaatttgatagggattgcattaaatctgtagattgctttgggtagtatagtcattttcacaatattgattcttccaatccaagaacgtggtatatctctacatctgttggtatcatctttaatttctttcaccagtgtcttatagttttctgcatacaggtcttttgtctccctaggtaggtttattcctaggtattttattctttttgttgcaacagtaaatgggagtgtttccctaatttctcattcagatatttcatcattagtgtataggaatgcaagagatttctgtgcattaattttgtatcctgcaactttaccagattcattgatcagctctagttgttttctggtggcatctttaggattttctatgtatagtatcatgccatctgcaaacagtgacagttttacttcttcttttccgatttgtattccttttatttctttttcttctctgattgccgaggctaggacttccaaaactgtgttgaataatagcagtgagagtggacatccttgtctcattcctgatcttagaggaaatgctttcagtttttcaccattgagaatgatgtttgctgtgggtttgtcatatatggcctttattatgttgaggtaggttccctctgtgcccactttctggagagtttttatcataaatgggtgttgaattttgtcagaagctttttctgcatccattgagatcatcatatggtttttattcttcaatttgttaatatggtgtatcacattgattgacttgcatatattgaagaatccttgcatccctgggataaatcccacttgatcacagtgtatgatccttttaatgtgttgttggattctgtttgctagtattttgttgaggatttttgcatctatattcatcagtgatattggtctgtaattttctttttttgtagtatctttgtctggtttaggtatcagggtgatggtggcctcataggatgagtttgggagtgttccttcctctgcaattttttgcaagagtttgagaaggatgcgtgttagctcttctctaaatgtttgatagaatttacctgtgaagccatctggtcctggacttctgtttgttggaagatttttaatcacagcttcaatttcattacttgtgattggtctgttcctattttctatttcttcctggttcagtcttggaaggttatacctttctaagaatttgtccatttcttccagcttgtccattttattggcatagagttgcttgtagtagtctcttaggatgctttgtatttctgcggtgtctgttgtaacttctcctttttcatttctaattttattgatttgagtcctctccctctttttctttatgagtctggctaatggtttatcaattttgtatatcttctcaaagaaccagcttttagttttattgatctttgctattgttttctttgtttctgtgtcatttatttctactctgatctttatgatttctttccttctgctaactttgggttttgtttgttcttctttctctagtttttttaggtgtaaagttagattatttatttgagatttttcttgtttcttgaggtaggcttgtatagctataaaattccctcttaggactgcttttgctgcatcccataggttttggattgttgtgttttcattgtcatttgtctctaggtatttcttgatttcctcttttatttcttcagagaTATCTTGGTTAGTaacatagtgtttagcctccatgtgtttgtgttttttactttttttcccctagaattcacttctaatctcatagtgttgtggtcagaaaagatgcttgatatgatttcaattttcttaaatttgctgaggcttggtttgtgacccaagatgtgatctgtgctggagaatgttctgtacgcacttgagaagaaagtgcaatctgctgtttttggatggaatgtcctataaatatcaattaaatctatctggtctattgtgtcatttaaagcttgtgtttccttatttattttcattttggatgatctgtccattggtgtaagtgaggtgttaaagtcccccactatttttgtgttactgtcaatttcctcttttacagctgttaaca carries:
- the KLHL38 gene encoding kelch-like protein 38; this encodes MDEESPDGLLFKDHDFSSDLLRQLNGLRQSRILTDVSICTGAWEIPCHRSVLASSSPYFRAMFCSNFRESSEPKVQLKGLDSATLERIILYVYTGEAHITVEGVLPLMEAASMLQYPRLLEACSSFLQSQLAPSNCLGMIRLSEIFSCETLRKKAREVALTYFPEVAASADLKELWALELIDYLGDDGLCAEEEKVFEALMVWIKHDLQTRKQYMQELFKQVRLQYVHPAFFYHFIANDALLQSSPPCQTILETAKRQIFSPYSTTSAPGLQPLWHVPPRNSYQDFLILLGGRKDNQQTTRDVLLYDGQTGQWQSLAKLPARLYKASAVTLHHSIYLLGGMAVDVGNSVPSPKVYIFSLKFNQWRLGQPMLAARYSHRSTAHKNFIFSIGGIGDGQGVMGSMERYDSICNVWERMASMPLGVLHPAVAVKDQRLYLFGGEDIMQNPVRLIQVYHISRNTWFKMETRMIKNVCAPAVVLGERIVIVGGYTRRILAYDPQSNKFVKCADMKDRRMHHGATAMGNKLYVTGGRHLTTDCSIEDSASFDCYDPETDTWTSQGQLPHKLFDHACLTLRCIPHPSTTP